A stretch of DNA from Candidatus Melainabacteria bacterium:
AGTGCCAGAAACGGAACTAGAACAAATGCTGCCACCTTTAAAGACGGAGCGAGCGTTTTGGCTGACAACTCAGTCCACTCTTTTCCACGCAGAAAAAACCAGAAGAACACAACGGCAGCGGTACCAAAAAATAGGATCAGTGTGTTGGTCGACAACGTAGCCATGTGATCCTCACCTCGTATGGATGTAGCGTGTTAGACTGAGACTGTATTTCAAGAGGCTGGCTATGAGATTCGCCTACCCGTTGCTCTTTATTCTACTTGCAATTATCTCTGCCAGTACGTGGATTTCGTCTCTTGTATTCGCTGATCCGAAGGACGAAGCGATCACATTTTTAACAGATATCAAATCTGGCAAACTTGCGAGAACAGTCAAGCACTTTGGCGGAAACGCTTGCCGCTGCCCAGCTAAAGGCGGTTGGGGCTCATACTTGATCTATCAGTCAGGTCAAGAGCCGAATCTTGCATTCATGACCGGACATGATTTCGAGATCGGAAAACCAACATCGACAAAAATGGAAAACACAAAGTCCTATTTGGTTCCGTGGGAACGACCTGAAGATTCTGCAGTAGACGTGCCGATCTCATTCGATGAGAAACGCTACGCACCGGTATTTCTGCCGCTTCCAATGGCTTACGGAAAAACGATGACGGAAGAAGAATTCGACAAGTTTTTACAAGATCCTGACAAGGATTCCTGGAAGGGTTTTACCCTCAGATTTCGACCCAGCATCAAACCAGGCAGCATCGCACCACCGACAGAGCCGCTTCCACCCGAGGCTGCTACAGAATTTGAAGCATTGCAGAAGAATGGTGCGAAGAAAAACGACGAAGAGAAATTACCACCCAAAGAATCTACAGACGATGCAATCAAAGAAGCGTTGGGCTCTGAAGCAACCGAGTATCTTCATCCCAAAGAGGCCGGTGCGGTTGTTCGCAGCGACGGAACGACGATTCCATGGCAAGAGATAGAAGCAAAACTTCCGCGACTGAAAAATTCTATCCTGCGATTACACGTGGTCAGGCGTGGACAGATAAAAGACTGGACGATTTATCACTTCGGGCTGATGGACCCAGTTCTCGTCGAAGGTGCAAAGGAAATTCATTTCACGCACGACCGGCGTCCATCCTGAATTCTCACGCTGATATCTCTTTCTCGGCTCGACTTACCGCATCAGGCTCAGCCAAAATGCCAACGCGATTGTACGCCTTCCAGGTTTCGTCCCACTGCAAAACAACGTAGCTGGTCTTGGAATATTTGGTGGACAGACGTGTAATCTGTGCCCTTCCTTTTGGAACAAGAACATACGCATCTAACTGCGCGCACGACTGGCAGAACGCTTCCGTGTCGTCTTCAATGTTATTGAGTTTGACAACATCGCCTCGCGTCAGCTTCTTGTCGCAGTTATGGCAACGCGAGGCACGCGTTAAAACGTAAACGGCATTTCGTTTCTTCGTGGTACTACCGGCTTCCGTCACTTAACGAACCAACTCATCTCTACCGGCAATCGAAGCATGACCGTCCGGAGCGGTCAGAGCCGCGCGCAAACCATAATCCTGGGCAATCTTCATATCAACGGCATCGAGAAACTTTTTACCGCCGTTTCCGTTCATGTGCGCGGTATCCCTGAAGTCACTGATGACGAATCTGGCTGGGTCATTCAAATTCAAAAACTTACAGTTGTTTTCTGCCACCAGCTTTTCAGTGACAGACATGTACTTGTCGTACATTCCAGGCGGCATCACTGACATGTTTGCCGGCATCAGAGGCATATTAACGACGAGCACTTCGATGTTCCTATCACGCAAGAGCTTGAGCAGCCTTGATAAAAATTGCGACTCAGCACGAAACAACTCACTCTTGTCACCACGAAATCTCGAACGATACTCGTTTGTATTATCCTCATAAAGCGAGAGTTTATGAGGCTCCATCACAAATTCGCCTTCCTCGGCAATGGCTTTCAGCTTGGCGGCGAGCGTCTTGTTGCGTTCGGCGTCTGTGACCGGATTAAGAGCTACTTGAGGACTCTGTATTGGGGAAAGGAATTTCTGACTGGTCTCCTCAGCAATGGCTTGCATTTGCAAGCGCTTACCCCAGAGCACGAAATATCGTCCCCACAGGTAGTCTGCGCGCTGCCATACTTGCGGCATAGCGATATCGACGATATCCGCTACGTCCATAAACTGACTGAAATATCGGTATGGATGACTGGTGGCGGGGTATTGAACATGGTGCTCGATGAAATCGCGCAAGGTAATACCAAGCACTACAACTTTGGGCTTGCGCTCACCGTCAAGCAGATACCGAGCCACCATGTAATCGTCGGAGATCATTCCGCCCGGCAGCCCCAGATTGACGCACGAGAATTTCTTCGGACCGATCAAGCCTGAGAGCTGGTCTTGCATATAGATGCTGTGGTCGTGATGCACACAGTCGAAAGTCTTGTTCAGATAATCTGCATCGAGCATCGGCGTAGGTATCATAACCAGCGAAGATCCCAACAGCACCACATCTGGTGCCGACGGCGCCTTCAGGTAGGATTGCGTGCGCCACCACTCCCACGAGTGCGGCGACGGCAGACGAGTCGGGTCCACTTTTCCGAATGGATTGGCAATTACCAGAGTCAGATCGACACACAAAAAAAGTATTGCCGCCCAGAAAAATTTCGAGCGCCATATCGTCTGCAGTTGTATTGCTTGCTCTGTGTTCATTTCGCCACATGCCAAGAGAGAACATCTTACGTTAAATTCGGACTCTGACGAGCCCAGACGCCGGGCGTAGAGATAAACTATTTAAAAGAACGTCTGGCGCACCGCCAGCGTCGAACCCGGCATCATATGAATTTCCTCCAATCTTCACGCTCTATGACGTATCCAGGAACCTACTGATGTTTCTGTTTTACGTCGCGTCAACCATTCCTTATCTCGCCATCGTGCTGACCACGCTGGGTTTGATCTTCTATTTCTTGAGGAAGAAACGCGAACAAGCCGCTTTGTACAACGTAGCCTGCCTGATCTATGGAGCGATTGCCGTTGCTGCTGCGTTCCTGCTGCGCGGAGACGGCTTCGATTTCATCCGCCTGCTGTCAATCGGCGCGTTCCCCTGCGGTTTTCTGCTGTTTGCCATGTTCACCGCTCTGGCGCTACCCAAGCTGAAACTGCTGGCCGGCTACTTTGTCTTCATGTGCATCGTAATTGCCGGCATCGGAATCGATGCGTTTTTCATCGAGCCTCATTCATTACAAATGGACCATGTGCAAATCGAATCAGCAAAACTGAAGCAACCAATGCGAATTGCTGTCGTGACCGATTTACAGACAGACCATGTTTCAGATTACGAGAAATCGGCTCTCGAGAAAGTGCTCGCCGAAAAACCTGACGTCATTGTTTTTCCTGGTGACTATGTTCAATCAAACGGCAGTCGAGGTCCGGTAGTTTGGGAACGGCAGAAGGTGTTGCTCAATCAACTTTTCAAAGACGTCAAACTGTCTGCACCTAAAGGTGTGTTCGCAGTGGGAGGCAATTGCGAAGACGAGAATTGGCCGAAGATTTTTTCGGGTCTGCCTGTCACCTGTTTTCCCGAGAGCGCAACGATTGATTGCGGCGATTTTGTCGTGACAGGCTTGACGCTCGAAGACTCGTTCAACCAGAAGTATCCGTTCAAACACAGCGACAAATTTCACATCGTCGTCGGTCACGGTCCAGACTATGCGCTCTCAAGCACAGATGCGGATCTTCTGACAGCAGGGCACACACACGGCGGACAGGTCGTTATCCCGGGTTACGGTCCACCCATGACTTTGTGCCATGCACCAAGAGAGTGGGCTCAAGGCTGCGTGAAAGAAATTCATCCCGGCACGACACTGATCCTCTCACGAGGAGTAGGAATGGAACGTCACTTCGCACCGCGCATGCGCTTTCTGTGCAAGCCGCAAATAATAATCGCCGACATCGTCCCCAGGAAATAATCCGTATTTTCTGGCGCCTCTTTTGTGTTCAATCTTCCAATTTATCTTGGGGAAAAGTGTCTTGATTTCGAGGCATGCCGAAAGCTCGACTTCAAGGTATTTACCTTGATTTCGAAGGATTTTTCTTCTCACAAATTCTCTTTATTTGGGGTACTCCTCGTGATATATTGAATTCATCAACTTTTCTATTTCTTTTACGTCAGTGAGTTCACTCGCGTACGAGTCCAACTAAAAGTAGCGACAGACAATCAGCAAGAACAGAGGCGCAGCCTCATAAGGAGACGACCATGCTTGTGATGGATGAAAAGGCCAAACATGAAGCGATGATGAAGAAGATCGAGGCTGGAGAGAAGCTCGAGTCTCCTGATGAGATCACTGCTGAATATAAGGAACACCTTCTCACTCTTATGATTGCTCAAGCCGACTCCGAATTGGCGGGAGCCTATGGATACATTCCGTGGATCGAAGGCGCTCCGACGGTCGCTGAAAAGTTGGCGATGGCCAACATCGTTAAAGACGAAGTGCGTCACGGCAAAGCCATGTACGACCTTCTCGATCGGCTTGGTGTCGACGTTTACAAGCTCATTAATGAAGATAAGATGAAACATCGCATGCAGGTCTTCTACGAACCCATCGAGACATGGGCTGACCTCGTCATGTTCAACTTCCTCATGGACAGAGCCGCAGGCCACCAGCTCAAAGACGCTATCGAATGCAGCTGGGGTCCCTGGTCGCGCACGATGATCCAGATCGAAAAAGAAGAATGGATGCACGTCAAACACGGCGAAACCTGGGTTAGAAAGCTTGCTGCCGACCCGGCCACAAAAGCCGATGTACAGCGCGCGCTCGATTTCTGGTTCCCCAAAGTCAATAAAGTCTTTGGCAAAGCCGACACCGAAAGCAATAAGGAATATCAGAAGTTCAAGCTCAAACAACGCGACAATCACGACGTCCGCGTCTCCTGGTACGAAGAGATGACGCCTCTTCTGAAGAGTTATGGATTAGTTGTTCCAGCAATCACTGTTGTCGAGTGATATAAAAGAGCAGTCCACGCGGTATTATGGTGGCTTCGTTCCCACTGTAAAAAACGTCTGTGCCAATACAGTCAGAAGTGTTCATGTGGAATAGTCAGATTGAGAGTCTGGCCAGAGCCGACCTCGAGCAGTTGCAACTACAGCGACTGATTCAGACGGCTCATCGCACTTACGAACGCGTGCCCTTTTACAAAAAAGGTTTCGATGAGGCCGGCATACGACCAGATTCAATCAAGTCGCTTGCCGACCTCAAACATCTGCCTTTTACGCGCAAAACCGACCTGCGCGAGAATTATCCGTTCGGGCTATTTTCAGAACCTCTAAGCGGCGTCAACCGGCTGCACTGCTCATCGGGCACTAAAGGCAAGCCGACAGTCGTTGGCTATACAAAAGCCGACATCGAGAATTGGGCAGAGGTTGTAGCTCGCTCGCTTGCTGCTGCCGGCGCCCGCCCGGGCGATATCATTCACAACAGCTATGGATACGGACTTTTCACCGGTGGACTCGGAGTGCACTATGGCGCCGAGAAATTGGGGGCGACTGTTGTCCCCGCATCTGGTGGCAGAACCCAACAGCAGATTTTGCTGCTGCAAGATTTCAAAGCAAGAATTCTGTGCTCGACACCTTCCTACGCTCTCAATATAGCCTACACGCTGCAGGAGCTTAACATCGAACGAGATTCCATCAACCTTGATATTGGAATCTTCGGCGCCGAACCGTGGACCGAAGAGTTCAGAACTCAGATTGAAGGTCTGCTAAAAATTCGAGCTCTCGATATTTATGGACTGAGTGAAGTTATGGGTCCGGGAGTATCAATGGAGTGCCTGCAGGGCAGAAGTGGATTGCACATCTGGGAAGACCATTTCTTGCCGGAGATTATCGATCCCCAAACAGGCGAACAACTGCCTTACGGCGCGGAAGGTGAACTCGTCTTCACCTCGCTGACCAAAGAAGCAATTCCAGTGATTCGTTATCGCACAGGCGATATCTCGAAACTGAACATCGAGCGCTGTGCTTGCGGACGCACAATGGTGCGAATGGCTCGCGTCAAAGCCCGTCTTGACGACATGCTGATCATTCGCGGCGTTAATCTCTATCCATCCGAAATTGAGAAAGTACTGATGCAGATAGACGAGCTGGCACCACACTATCAGCTCGTTCTCGAACGCAAAAAGGCACTGGACACGCTGGAAGTGCAGGTGGAAATTACTGAGCACTTGTTGCAGCGTTTCGGCAAGTTCGAAGATGGTCAGGTTGAACTTTCCTCGCTCACTGAAAAAATTCAAGCATTACTGAAAGACGGAATGGGTCTGACAGCAGATGTCACCCTTCTGAAACCGAAGTCGATTGCGCGCAGCGAGGGCAAAGCCGTTCGCGTTATCGACCGAAGAAAAGAGAATAACTAGCCAGAGTGGCTTACCGGAAAAGGAGAGTCGGGATGAAGGCGGGATTGGAAATCGGGCAGTCTGCGGAGATAGATATTCTAGTCACCAAAGACATGCGCACTGAATTCGTCGGCGAAACAGTGCACGATTTGTACTCGACCTCCGACCTCGTCAACCATATCGAATGGGCTGCACGTAAATGCCTGATGCCCTTTCTAGAAACCACGGAAGAAAGCATGGTTTCTCACGTAGACATATCGCACCTGACCCTGACCGTTACGGGCATGAATGTGCGCGTCAAGGCGACAGTGAGCGAAATCAGAGACAAA
This window harbors:
- a CDS encoding thioesterase, encoding MKAGLEIGQSAEIDILVTKDMRTEFVGETVHDLYSTSDLVNHIEWAARKCLMPFLETTEESMVSHVDISHLTLTVTGMNVRVKATVSEIRDKKIVCDVEAFNTRGKIARGTVTQSIIERTWLENKMKELSLINQLALNFQVAAAEQSKR
- a CDS encoding DUF1574 domain-containing protein: MNTEQAIQLQTIWRSKFFWAAILFLCVDLTLVIANPFGKVDPTRLPSPHSWEWWRTQSYLKAPSAPDVVLLGSSLVMIPTPMLDADYLNKTFDCVHHDHSIYMQDQLSGLIGPKKFSCVNLGLPGGMISDDYMVARYLLDGERKPKVVVLGITLRDFIEHHVQYPATSHPYRYFSQFMDVADIVDIAMPQVWQRADYLWGRYFVLWGKRLQMQAIAEETSQKFLSPIQSPQVALNPVTDAERNKTLAAKLKAIAEEGEFVMEPHKLSLYEDNTNEYRSRFRGDKSELFRAESQFLSRLLKLLRDRNIEVLVVNMPLMPANMSVMPPGMYDKYMSVTEKLVAENNCKFLNLNDPARFVISDFRDTAHMNGNGGKKFLDAVDMKIAQDYGLRAALTAPDGHASIAGRDELVR
- a CDS encoding phenylacetate--CoA ligase, which translates into the protein MWNSQIESLARADLEQLQLQRLIQTAHRTYERVPFYKKGFDEAGIRPDSIKSLADLKHLPFTRKTDLRENYPFGLFSEPLSGVNRLHCSSGTKGKPTVVGYTKADIENWAEVVARSLAAAGARPGDIIHNSYGYGLFTGGLGVHYGAEKLGATVVPASGGRTQQQILLLQDFKARILCSTPSYALNIAYTLQELNIERDSINLDIGIFGAEPWTEEFRTQIEGLLKIRALDIYGLSEVMGPGVSMECLQGRSGLHIWEDHFLPEIIDPQTGEQLPYGAEGELVFTSLTKEAIPVIRYRTGDISKLNIERCACGRTMVRMARVKARLDDMLIIRGVNLYPSEIEKVLMQIDELAPHYQLVLERKKALDTLEVQVEITEHLLQRFGKFEDGQVELSSLTEKIQALLKDGMGLTADVTLLKPKSIARSEGKAVRVIDRRKENN